Genomic segment of Oceanimonas sp. GK1:
GCATGCTGCCGCGCTCCACCCACAGTCGCATGGACCGGGAAGCGGCCCGGGGCAAGCAGGGCGGCCGCACCATGGAAATTCAGCGGCTGATCGGCCGCTCGCTGCGTGCCGCCATGGATCTGGACAAGCTGGGTGAATACACCATTACCGTGGACTGCGACGTGATCCAGGCCGACGGCGGCACCCGCACCGCCGCCATCACCGGTGCCTGCGTGGCCCTGGCCCATGCCCTGAACTGGATGAAGGCCGAGGGCATGATCATGCATAACCCGCTCAAGACCCTGGTGGCGGCCATTTCGGTGGGCATGGTGGATGGTCAGGCGGTGGCGGATCTGGAATACACCGAAGACGCCAGGGCAGAAACCGACATGAACGTGGTGATGACCGCCGAAGGCAACATGATTGAGGTGCAGGGCACCGCCGAAGCCGCTCCCTTCAGCCACGACGAGCTGTTGGCCATGCTGGCGCTGGCGCGCAAGGCGGTGAACGAACTGGTGGACCACCAGCGCCGGGTGATTGCCGGCTGATCGGGACAGATCGCTTCAAGTTACTGAATATACGAGATTGCGGAGAGCAGAATGAAAGCCTACCAGCGTGAGTTTATCGAGTTCGCCATGGCCAAACAGGTGCTGAAGTTTGGCGAATTTACCCTGAAATCCGGGCGTAAGAGCCCTTATTTCTTTAATGCCGGCCTGTTCAACAGCGGCCGCGATCTGGCCCGGCTGGGCCGGTTTTACGCCGCCGCCCTGGTGGATGCGGGCGTGCAGTACGACGTGCTGTTTGGCCCGGCCTACAAGGGCATTCCCATCGCCAGCGCCACTGCGGTGCAGCTGGCGGAAGTGCACGATCAGGACGTGCCCTACTGCTTTAACCGTAAGGAAGCCAAGGATCACGGCGAGGGCGGCAACCTGGTAGGCAGCCCCCTGGCCGGCCGCATCATGCTGGTGGACGACGTGATCACCGCCGGCACTGCTATCCGTGAATCCATGGACATCATTCAGGCCAACGGCGCTACGCTTGCGGGCGTGCTGATCGCCCTGGACCGGCAGGAAAAGGGCAAGGGCGAGCTGTCCGCCATTCAGGAAGTGGAGCGCGACTACCACGCCCAGGTGACCGCCATCATTACCCTGGGCGATCTGATCGACTACCTGAGCGAGCAGCCGGCCATGGCCGAACACCTGGCGCGGGTGCGGGCCTACCGGGAGCAGTTCGGTATCTGAATAGAATTTCGTTAAGTCCTTTCAGGCGATGCTGAGAGGGGAGGACAAAGGGAGCTGCTTCGCGACCGATCAAATGCCATGGATGGCATTTGCCGAGCGTTACATGGAAGTACTTGAAGCGTGTCGCAAAGCAATTCCTTTGGCCGACCTATGCGGAAACGACAGTCGACATTGTTTAATAAAAAAGCCGCTTTTAAGCGGCTTTTTTGTGGGTCAGTGCGGCGGTCAGGCCTTGTCCTGCCGGAACAGGTGCACGTCCATCTGGGGGAAGGGAATACCGATGTTGTTGGCGTCCAGCTCGTTCTTGATCTGCTCCAGCAGATCGAACTTCAGATTCCAGTAGTCTTCGGCCTTGACCCAGGGGCGCACGATAAAGTCCACCGAGGAGGCGCCCAGATTGCTGACCGCAATGCGGCACTCGGGCTCCTTGAGTACCCGCGGCTCCTGCTTGATGATGCGGGTCAGCACGTCCCGGGTGAGCTTGAGATCCGCGTTGTAGGCCACGCCAATTACCAGATCGAGACGGCGGGTGCTCTCCTTGGAGTAGTTGACGATGCTGTCGTTGAGGATCTTGGAATTGGGCACCACTATCATGCGGTTGTCGGGGGTCATCAGAATGGTGGTGAAAATCTGCACCGAATGCACGGTGCCGGCGGTGCCCCCCGCCTCGATGTAGTCACCGGCCTTGAAGAAGCGAAAACCGATCAGCAGCACGCCGGCGGCAAAGTTGGACAGGGAACCCTGCAGCGCCAGGCCAATGGCCAGACCGGCGGCACCCACCACGGCCACGAAGGACGCGGTTTGTACCCCCACCCGGCTGAGGGCGGCGATGATCACGAAGGCCAGTAGGCCGTATTTAATCAGGCTGGTTACAAAGTCGGAAATGGTGTTGTCGACCTTGCGCGCCTTGAGCACCCGGTTCATTCCGCCGGTGAGCATGCCCACGGCGATAAAGCCGATCACCAGGGTAAGCAGGGCGGCGGCCATGTTCACCGCGTAGCGAATGATCAGCTCCTGGTTGTTCACTACCCAGCTCTGGGCGTCCTGCAGAAACTGGGTGTTGAGAAGTTCGGTTTCCATGCTCTCTTGCCTCTTTCGGTGGTGGTTGTGAAAGGGGGACCCTTACACCGCTGCCAGCTGCCGGTGCAGCAACTGCCAGTGGCTGTCGAAGTTGTGGGTGGGCTTTTGCCGGAACTGGCTGCGCACATACTGGTTGATGCGGCCCTCCACATAGGCCAGCAACAGGTTGGCCAGCACGGTTTCGTGTTCGGCAAAGCCTTCGCCCTCGTACAGGCGGCGCTCGCGCATGATTTGCTTGAGCTGGGTTTCCAGCCGGTCAAACAGCTGATTGATGCGCGCCAGCAAGCGTTCGTGCTCGCCCTGCAGGGCATCGCCGTTCAGCAGCCGGGTAATGCCCGGGTTGCGTTCGCAAAAACCCAGCACCAGTTGCAGCAGGTAGCGCAGGCGCAGGCTGCTGTCCTTTTCATCCTGCAAAATCAGGTTGATACGGGAAAACAGCGACTCTTCGATAAAGTCGATCAAGCCCTCAAACATGCGTGCCTTGCTGGGAAAATGCCGGTACAGGGCGGCTTCCGACACGCCCACCGCCGCGGCCAGCTTGGCGGTGGTAATGCGTTGGCCGGGGCTGGTTTCCAGCATGTGGGCCAGGGCCTGAAGGATCTGTTCCCGGCGGTTTTTCCTGTTCTGGTTATTATTGGCCATGCCTGTGTCCGGTTGGTTAATGACGACCGGAAGAGCCGAACCCGCCTTCTCCCCGCTCGCTTTGGTCAAAGTCGTCCACCAGGGTGAACTCGGCCTGCACCACCGGCAGTATCACCAGTTGGGCAATGCGCTCGCCGGGCATGATGGTGAAGCTGTCCTTGCCACGGTTCCAGCAGGATACCATCAGCTGGCCCTGATAGTCAGAGTCGATCAGCCCCACCAGGTTGCCCAGCACGATACCGTGCTTATGGCCCAGGCCGGAGCGGGGCAGTATGGTGGCGCAAAGGCCGGGATCCTGAATATGAATGGCGATGCCGGTGGGCAACAGTTGGGTGTCGCCCGGCGCCAGTTCCAGCGGGGTGTCCAGGCAGGCACGCAAATCCAGGCCGGCGGAGCCGGGGGTGGCGTAGGCGGGCAGGGGAAAGTCGGTGCCGACCCTGGGGTCGAGAATTTTCAGCTCAATGGGTTTCATGATATCGGTTCGCAATTAATGTCAGTAACTGTTCGGCCAGCTCGTTTTTGCCGGCAAGGGATAAATGCTGATGGCCGCCGGGCCAGAATACGCTCAGGGCATTCTGATCGCTGTTAAAGCCACGATCGCTGCCGGATACGTCGTTGGCGGCGATCATGTCGAGGTTTTTACGCGCGAGTTTGTCGAGGGCGTATTTTTCCACATCTTGAGTTTCGGCGGCAAACCCCACGGTAAAGGGCTTTTGTTGCAGCGCCGCGACCGAGGCCACGATGTCGGGGTTTTTCACCAGCTCCACCACCATATTATCGGCCTGAGTCTTCTTGATCTTGTGCGCTGCCGCTATTTTTGGCGCATAGTCGGCCACGGCGGCACAGGCGATGAAGATCTGCTGCTCGCCGATGCCGTCCATCACGGCATCAAACATGTTCCGGGCACTTTCCACGTTGACCCGCGTTACCCCGGCGGGGGTGGCGAGGTGCACCGGACCGCTCACCAGGGTCACCTCGGCGCCGAGCGCCACGGCGGCAGCGGCCAGGGCAAAGCCCATTTTGCCCGAGCTGTGGTTGGAGATGTAACGCACCGGATCCAGCGGCTCGCGAGTGGGGCCGGCGGTCAGCATGAGTTTGAGGCCGGCCAGGGGGCGGGCTTTGGGGGCAAAATGCCGCTCGACCAGGGCCACCACTTCCATGGCCTCCAGCATGCGGCCGGGGCCCACGTCGCCACAGGCCTGCTCGCCCTGCGCCGGGCCCCAGAGCTGGACGCCACGGGCCCGCAGGGTGGCCAGGTTGGCTTGCGTGGCTGGGTGGCGGTACATCTGCTGGTTCATGGCCGGGGCCACCGCCAGCGGCGCCGCCGTGGCCAACGCGACGGTGGTGAGCAGATCGTCGGCCAAACCGGCGGCGAGCCGGCCAAGGGTATGGGCGCTGGCGGGAGCGATGAGCAGCAGATCGGCCCATTTGGCCAGTTCTATGTGGCCCATGCCGGCCTCGGCCGCCGGGTCGAGCAGGGCGCTGGACACCGGCTCGCCCGATACCGCCTGCAGGGTCAGCGGCGTAATAAATTCCTGGGCGGAGGCGGTCATGATCACGCGCACCTCGGCGCCCCGCTCCTTGAGCCGGCGCACCAGCTCGGGCACCTTGTAGGCGGCAATGCCCCCGGTGATGCCGATGACAATGCGTTTTCCTGCAACAGACATGCGGTGTTCTCCTCGTGTACAGCCGGCAAGATTATCACAATCATTTCCCGGTGTGGCCTAGGCTTAAGCTTCCAGACTCAATCGCACTTGGGACAGGGAGGGCATTGCCATGAGCATCAAGGACTGGCCGGAAGACGAGCGTCCGCGGGAAAAACTGCTGAGCCGGGGGGCGGCCAGCCTGTCGGACGCCGAGTTACTGGCCATTTTTCTGCGCACCGGCGCCAAAGGCATGGACGCCGTTACCCTGGCCCGGGTACTGCTTGAGCAGTTTGGTTCGCTGCGCGGCCTGATGCAGGCGGAAGCGCGCCAGTTTTGCGAAGGGCCCGGCCTGGGCCTGGCCAAGTTTGTGCAGTTGCAAGCCTGCATGGAGCTGATGCGCCGCTTTCTGGACGAGCGGCTGAAGCGGGAGCATGCCCTGACCAGCCCGGATCTGACCCGGGCGTTTCTGCAGTTGCGGCTTCGGGATCAGCCCCGGGAGGTGTTCGCCCTGCTGCTGCTCGACAACCAGCACCGGGTGATTGAATTTCACGAGCTGTTCTTTGGCACCCTGGATGCGGCGGCGGTGTACCCGCGGGAAATCGTCGCCCTGGCGTTGAAGCAGGGTGCCGCTGCGGTGATTTTGGTGCATAATCACCCGTCCGGAGTGGCCGAGCCCAGCCGGGCGGATCGCATGATCACCGAGCGTATACAGGCCGCCCTGGGGCTGCTGGATATTCGCGTGCTGGACCATCTGGTTGTAGGCGATGGCGAAACCGTATCCTTTGCCGAGCGTGGCTGGCTGTGATGCCGGGCGTTTGGCTTGTTGTTGATCTCGAGCGGGATTTGCTGTATAAATTGCCGCCTTATTTTGCCCCGACTGACGGCCAACGGGGTATCATTGCTCGAGCAAAAGTAAGTTTTGGAGAAGACTGACATGTCTAAAGTATGCCAAGTAACTGGTAAGCGGCCAGCTGTTGGTAACAACCGCTCTCACGCGAACAACGCCACCAAGCGTCGCTTCCTGCCCAACCTGCAAACTCACCGTTTCTGGGTTGAGAGCGAAAAGCGTTTTGTAAAACTGCGTATCACCACCAAGGGTATGCGTATTATCGACAAGAAAGGTATCGACAGTGTCCTGGCTGACCTGCGTGCCCGTGGCGAAAAGGTCTAAGGAGATAACTCATGGCTGCTAAAGGTATTCGCGAGAAGATCCGCCTGAACTCCAGCGCCGGTACTGGTCACTTCTATACCACTACCAAGAACAAGCGCAACATGCCCGAAAAAATGGAGATCAAAAAGTTTGATCCTGTGATTCGTCAGCATGTGATCTACAAGGAAGGGAAAATCAAGTAAGATTTTGCCTTCTCAAAAAACCCGGCTTCGGCCGGGTTTTTTTATGGACGCGACCTTGGCTATACTGCCGCCTCACTGCCGCAGGAGGGCGATATGCCGGAGTTACCAGAAGTCGAAGTCAGTCGTTTGGGCATTACCCCCCACTTGCTGGGAGAGTCGGTGATGCGGGTGGTGGTGCGTAACCCCAGTCTGCGCTGGCCGGTGCCGGCGGAGATCCAGGAGCTGACCGGGCTGACCCTGACCGGAATCCGCCGCCGGGCCAAGTACCTGTTGCTGGAAACTGACTGGGGCACCGCCATTCTGCACCTGGGCATGTCCGGCAACCTCAAGGTGCTGCCTCACGGCACCCCGGCGGGCAAGCACGATCATGTAGACATCGAATTTGCCAACGGCAAGCTGCTGCGGCTGAACGACCCCCGTCGTTTTGGCTGCCTGCTGTGGACACGGGAAGCCGTAGAGCAGCACCCGCTGCTGGCCCGGCTGGGGCCGGAGCCGCTGACCGACGCCTTTGACGGCGATTACCTTTACCAGCGCAGCCGAGGCCGCAAGACCGCCATCAAGCAGTTCATCATGGACAATCAGGTGGTGGTGGGGGTGGGCAACATCTACGCCAACGAGTCGCTGTTTGACGCCGGCATTCACCCTCAGCGAGAAGCGGGCAGCATCAGCCGGGCGCGTTATTTGAAACTGGCCGAGGAAATCAAAACCGTGCTGGCCCGGGCCATCGGCCAGGGCGGCACCACCCTGAAGGACTTTACCGGCAGCGACGGCAAGCCGGGGTATTTTGTGCAGGAGCTGCAGGTCTACGGCCGGGCGGAGCAGCCTTGTGTGCGCTGTGGCGGCCTGCTGAAGGAAGTGCGCATGAACGGCCGCAGCACGGTGTTTTGCGGCCGCTGCCAGCGGTGAAAACCCGTTACTGTCTGCTAGAGCCTGCACACTCGTCGGTCAAAGCGCACTACTTCGCCGGCACGCCGTAAACCCTTCCATGGGGGCTCCGTTGCGCCATCCCTGGCGCAAAGGGCGCGGCGAAGCAGACACCCATTGCCCTCCTCAGGTGAGCAATACGTCGACTGTTGTTGGTCTTCGACGGTCGGCGCAGGCGTTTCTCAAAGCGGCAGCGGGGATTGCCGTAGCCGACCGTCAAATGCCACGGATGGCATTTGCCGAGCGTCCCAAGGATGGGCTTGAAGCGTGTCGGCGGAGTGCAACCGCGCTGCCGCTTTGCATTCCAGGGGCGTTCAAAAACAGAGGATCACACCAGCTTCTGCGCGATAGCCTTACGAACGGCCTCGGGCACGAACTGGCTGATATCGCCGCCGTGAATGGCCACTTCTTTTACCAGGGTGGAGGAGATAAAGGAGTTTTCCTCGGCCGGAGTGAGAAACACGCTTTCCAGCTCCGGCATCAGCCGCCGGTTCATATTGGCCAGCTGAAACTCATACTCAAAGTCCGACACCGCCCGCAGGCCCCGCACCAGCACGGTGGCCTGGTATTCCCTGGCAAAGTCCACCAGCAGGCCGGAAAAGCCCACCACGGTCACATTGCTCAGCTGCTCGTGCTCAATCACTTCCTTGACCAGCGCCACCCGTTCTTCCAGCTCGAACATGGGCCGCTTGCTGGGGCTGAAGGCCACGCCCACGATCACCTCATCGAACAGCTGTGATGCACGCTCAATCAAGTCCAGATGGCCATTGGTAATGGGATCGAAGGTGCCGGGGTAGATGACCCTGATGCTCATGACGGTTCCTTATTAACAAAAGACAGGAAAAGACTTTAAGGTAGAATACCGCAGCACTGATGCAAGCGGGAGAGCGGAATGAAGCGAATACTGGTGGTACGCAACGACAAGATCGGCGATTTTATGCTGGCCTGGCCGGCCTTTGCCCTGCTGAAGGCGTCCCTCGACTGCCATATCACCGCCCTGGTGCCGGGCTATACGCGACCGCTGGCCGAGCTGTGCCCGAGCATCGACGCCGTGCTGGCCGACCCGGGCAAGCATGCCGGTGCCGCCGAGCAAGAAGCCTTGCTGAAACAGATTAAATCCGGTCATTTCGATGCCGTTATCTGTCTGTTCTCCAACTTTCGTAACGCCAAGCTGATGTGGCAGGCGGGCATTGCTCAGCGTTGGGCGCCGGCCACCAAGCTGGCCCAGGTGTTTTACAACCACAGGGTGAAACAGCGCCGCTCTGCGTCCGCCAAGCCGGAGTACGAATACAACCTGGATCTGGTGCGGGCCTTTCTTGCCCACAATGGCATTGCGCCGGCAGAGCCGAAACCACCCTACCTGAGCTTTGATGCCGAAGCACTGGCGGAATTTCGCCGGCAGCAGGCCGAGCGGCTGGGCATGGATGCCGGCCGGCCCTGGCTGCTGGTGCACGCGGGCAGCGGCGGCTCGGCCAATAACCTGAGCGCAACCCAGTATGCCGCGCTGATCAAGGGGTTGGTCGCGGACTTTCCTGCCGTCCAGGTGGTACTGACCGCCGGGCCGGGGGAAGAGGCCCTGGCCAACGAGGTGGCGACCATGGCCGGCGGGCAGGCGGTGGTGGCCGGCGGCCTGCCGTTGCCGGACTTTTGCCGGCTGCTGGCCTGTGGCCAGTTGTTTGTGGCCGGCAGCACCGGGCCGCTGCATATTGCCGCCGCCCTGGATGTGCCCACGGTGGGCTTTTTTCCCCTGCGCCGTTCCGCCACGCCGCTGCGCTGGCGCCCGCTCAACAGCGAGGGGCGCCATCTGGCCTTTCATCCCCCCGAGGGGGCCGAGGCAGAGGACATGAGCAGCGTGGAGGTGAGCCAGGTAACTGAAAAAGTCACTCCCTGGGCGGCTGGGTTTCTGTCTTGATCCAAAGATCGGCGTATTTCACAAAGGTGGAATGGGCCGACAGCAGGCTGAGCAGCAGGCCCTGTTTGCCGTCGAGGAAACCGGCCTTGAGTACATACATTTTCATAAAACAGCCGATACCGTGCAGCAGGCCCTGGGCGAGGGAGCCTTTCTTGCCTCGTTGTTGGCGCTGTTCGGCCCAGGCGGCGGCATAACCCGCCGATTTCACCAGGTAATGCTGCAAGTCCCGGTAGGTGTAATGCAGCAGATCGCCCTTCAGTGGCGCTGTGCTGATGCCGGGGCCAATCTCCACCTTTTCATGCACCAGCGCCTCGTTGTAGCCGGTGAGCGCCTTTGGATAAAGCCGCAACACGCGATCCGGATACCAGCCGCAATGGCGAATAAAGCGACCAAACACCCAGGACAGGCGCGGCAGGGAGTAAACGGTGTTGGCGGCAGGATGGGCCAGCACCGTTTCTATGCTGGCCCGCAGCTCGGGGGTGACCCGCTCGTCCGCATCCACCCACAGCACCCAGTCGGAGTTGACCTTGCTCTGGGCCAGGCGGCGCTGGGGGCCAAAGCCAGGCCACTGCTCGTTGACAAAAAAGCGGGCGCCGGCGGCCTCGGCTACGGCCTGGGTGGCGTCCGTGCTGCCCGAGTCCATCACCACAATTTCATCCACC
This window contains:
- the rph gene encoding ribonuclease PH, which produces MTERASGRAADEIRPVTITPNYTRHAEGSVLVEFGHTKVLCTASVEKGVPRFLRGKGQGWVTAEYGMLPRSTHSRMDREAARGKQGGRTMEIQRLIGRSLRAAMDLDKLGEYTITVDCDVIQADGGTRTAAITGACVALAHALNWMKAEGMIMHNPLKTLVAAISVGMVDGQAVADLEYTEDARAETDMNVVMTAEGNMIEVQGTAEAAPFSHDELLAMLALARKAVNELVDHQRRVIAG
- the pyrE gene encoding orotate phosphoribosyltransferase, with amino-acid sequence MKAYQREFIEFAMAKQVLKFGEFTLKSGRKSPYFFNAGLFNSGRDLARLGRFYAAALVDAGVQYDVLFGPAYKGIPIASATAVQLAEVHDQDVPYCFNRKEAKDHGEGGNLVGSPLAGRIMLVDDVITAGTAIRESMDIIQANGATLAGVLIALDRQEKGKGELSAIQEVERDYHAQVTAIITLGDLIDYLSEQPAMAEHLARVRAYREQFGI
- the mscS gene encoding small-conductance mechanosensitive channel MscS translates to METELLNTQFLQDAQSWVVNNQELIIRYAVNMAAALLTLVIGFIAVGMLTGGMNRVLKARKVDNTISDFVTSLIKYGLLAFVIIAALSRVGVQTASFVAVVGAAGLAIGLALQGSLSNFAAGVLLIGFRFFKAGDYIEAGGTAGTVHSVQIFTTILMTPDNRMIVVPNSKILNDSIVNYSKESTRRLDLVIGVAYNADLKLTRDVLTRIIKQEPRVLKEPECRIAVSNLGASSVDFIVRPWVKAEDYWNLKFDLLEQIKNELDANNIGIPFPQMDVHLFRQDKA
- the slmA gene encoding nucleoid occlusion factor SlmA — its product is MANNNQNRKNRREQILQALAHMLETSPGQRITTAKLAAAVGVSEAALYRHFPSKARMFEGLIDFIEESLFSRINLILQDEKDSSLRLRYLLQLVLGFCERNPGITRLLNGDALQGEHERLLARINQLFDRLETQLKQIMRERRLYEGEGFAEHETVLANLLLAYVEGRINQYVRSQFRQKPTHNFDSHWQLLHRQLAAV
- the dut gene encoding dUTP diphosphatase, with the translated sequence MMKPIELKILDPRVGTDFPLPAYATPGSAGLDLRACLDTPLELAPGDTQLLPTGIAIHIQDPGLCATILPRSGLGHKHGIVLGNLVGLIDSDYQGQLMVSCWNRGKDSFTIMPGERIAQLVILPVVQAEFTLVDDFDQSERGEGGFGSSGRH
- the coaBC gene encoding bifunctional phosphopantothenoylcysteine decarboxylase/phosphopantothenate--cysteine ligase CoaBC translates to MSVAGKRIVIGITGGIAAYKVPELVRRLKERGAEVRVIMTASAQEFITPLTLQAVSGEPVSSALLDPAAEAGMGHIELAKWADLLLIAPASAHTLGRLAAGLADDLLTTVALATAAPLAVAPAMNQQMYRHPATQANLATLRARGVQLWGPAQGEQACGDVGPGRMLEAMEVVALVERHFAPKARPLAGLKLMLTAGPTREPLDPVRYISNHSSGKMGFALAAAAVALGAEVTLVSGPVHLATPAGVTRVNVESARNMFDAVMDGIGEQQIFIACAAVADYAPKIAAAHKIKKTQADNMVVELVKNPDIVASVAALQQKPFTVGFAAETQDVEKYALDKLARKNLDMIAANDVSGSDRGFNSDQNALSVFWPGGHQHLSLAGKNELAEQLLTLIANRYHETH
- the radC gene encoding DNA repair protein RadC, translating into MSIKDWPEDERPREKLLSRGAASLSDAELLAIFLRTGAKGMDAVTLARVLLEQFGSLRGLMQAEARQFCEGPGLGLAKFVQLQACMELMRRFLDERLKREHALTSPDLTRAFLQLRLRDQPREVFALLLLDNQHRVIEFHELFFGTLDAAAVYPREIVALALKQGAAAVILVHNHPSGVAEPSRADRMITERIQAALGLLDIRVLDHLVVGDGETVSFAERGWL
- the rpmB gene encoding 50S ribosomal protein L28, whose product is MSKVCQVTGKRPAVGNNRSHANNATKRRFLPNLQTHRFWVESEKRFVKLRITTKGMRIIDKKGIDSVLADLRARGEKV
- the rpmG gene encoding 50S ribosomal protein L33, translated to MAAKGIREKIRLNSSAGTGHFYTTTKNKRNMPEKMEIKKFDPVIRQHVIYKEGKIK
- the mutM gene encoding bifunctional DNA-formamidopyrimidine glycosylase/DNA-(apurinic or apyrimidinic site) lyase, with the protein product MPELPEVEVSRLGITPHLLGESVMRVVVRNPSLRWPVPAEIQELTGLTLTGIRRRAKYLLLETDWGTAILHLGMSGNLKVLPHGTPAGKHDHVDIEFANGKLLRLNDPRRFGCLLWTREAVEQHPLLARLGPEPLTDAFDGDYLYQRSRGRKTAIKQFIMDNQVVVGVGNIYANESLFDAGIHPQREAGSISRARYLKLAEEIKTVLARAIGQGGTTLKDFTGSDGKPGYFVQELQVYGRAEQPCVRCGGLLKEVRMNGRSTVFCGRCQR
- the coaD gene encoding pantetheine-phosphate adenylyltransferase codes for the protein MSIRVIYPGTFDPITNGHLDLIERASQLFDEVIVGVAFSPSKRPMFELEERVALVKEVIEHEQLSNVTVVGFSGLLVDFAREYQATVLVRGLRAVSDFEYEFQLANMNRRLMPELESVFLTPAEENSFISSTLVKEVAIHGGDISQFVPEAVRKAIAQKLV
- a CDS encoding glycosyltransferase family 9 protein, translating into MKRILVVRNDKIGDFMLAWPAFALLKASLDCHITALVPGYTRPLAELCPSIDAVLADPGKHAGAAEQEALLKQIKSGHFDAVICLFSNFRNAKLMWQAGIAQRWAPATKLAQVFYNHRVKQRRSASAKPEYEYNLDLVRAFLAHNGIAPAEPKPPYLSFDAEALAEFRRQQAERLGMDAGRPWLLVHAGSGGSANNLSATQYAALIKGLVADFPAVQVVLTAGPGEEALANEVATMAGGQAVVAGGLPLPDFCRLLACGQLFVAGSTGPLHIAAALDVPTVGFFPLRRSATPLRWRPLNSEGRHLAFHPPEGAEAEDMSSVEVSQVTEKVTPWAAGFLS
- a CDS encoding glycosyltransferase family 2 protein — protein: MSRPTLAAVLIVKNEADNLADCLATLNWVDEIVVMDSGSTDATQAVAEAAGARFFVNEQWPGFGPQRRLAQSKVNSDWVLWVDADERVTPELRASIETVLAHPAANTVYSLPRLSWVFGRFIRHCGWYPDRVLRLYPKALTGYNEALVHEKVEIGPGISTAPLKGDLLHYTYRDLQHYLVKSAGYAAAWAEQRQQRGKKGSLAQGLLHGIGCFMKMYVLKAGFLDGKQGLLLSLLSAHSTFVKYADLWIKTETQPPRE